The Cydia strobilella chromosome 16, ilCydStro3.1, whole genome shotgun sequence genomic sequence gctttcgaatttcgatattgtagggtaacgtttttaaaataaataaaaatcgtcaaaattcgatcaaaattgacacttggcgcgcatgatctttcccgttctttcttgcgaaatgtgacagagacagcggcaaaccgatggaacgcccttaatggtatcaatcaagggcctgacactctttgataaagaaagatagtcttattgcgattcctataagaggaaagagaaaatagtgccatgctttgtccttatcaccgaccgggttttttttcatggtcgggttatggcagcataggtaggaggcgatggcgaaataccgaaatttacaAGAGtcaaagagaaaaaggattatgctgccatacattaacctgtcaatacatgaatatgtctttctcttacccctggtcgctcggtttcatgtctataactactatactatgtctatggtatcaatcgatcaggtttgtttttaggatcaaaaaatgtctatatgggacccattgcattaaatcaatacaaaagtcagaaatgatagtcaaaatcCGACAGTCGTACCTCACTCGAGGAACGCtactaacaaaacgataagtgaacatGACGtgaaggtcactgagagcccatcttgaagtatggccaaaacaagaaaattacgtttttgtcggtattgcgtttatgtaatacctatatatagttaatatttttttggataaaatgtaaggaatcgaacgGTAGCCTGACGTTTTTCTCACGCCTTGGTGTTCGGAGCACGTCGCGGCGCAAACTCTAATGTTTCCTTAGGCTGAAAAGCTTGTACGCAAACAGCAAATTGTTAAAATTTACTCAGAGTAGAAGTAGAATGAGCAATTATCATCGAGCTCCACAATCGTCTTTGatgacaacaaaaaaatattctatccAGCTATTTGTTATTGTCCATGTGACTAAATCAtgtaataaaatcaatttctTCCTCAGCCCTTCTAATCGCCGCTCGCCTGCACAACTTCTCACGTACACCGGCCGACGTGGTCCGGATAGTGAAAGTTCATGAATCCACACTGCGCAAGAGACTGCTGGAGTTCGGTGACACTCCGTCGAGCGCGCTGACGCTTGAGGAGTTCATGACAGTGGATCTTGAGGAGGAGCAGGACCCGCCGGCGTTCAGAGCGGCCAGGAAGAAAGATAGAGAACGGTTGCAAAAGGTAAGAGAAGAGACAGCAGtaggcttgatgacaaatttttattaatgtatcaATCGATCacgtttgtttttgggatcaaatgtctatgggacccattgcattaaagcaatacaaaagtcagaaatgatagtcaaagtccgacagtcgtacttcataaactgtaatagatgtcatatattaaagaaaaagtcgtactcgcgaaacgctcctaccaaaacgataagtgaacgtgacgtcaaggtaaCTCAtaagagcccatcttgaatgtatgggaaataagtaaaattgcgattttgtcgctgaaatattgcgtttatgcatatagttgccatacaatctttattggataaaatgcaaggaatcgaatggtatctttactttattcctttttggaagtttaaagaaactttaaattttgaaacttttagatcctgtctttttttttatcatttccatatattattttaatatccacattattgtgataattgTCTCAtatgctatctattttactagattttgttataaaattcaacatgtgacATCATCCCTATTACCGAGGTGACTTTctctttctttcaaataaaaataagcttCCCTATACGCCGTTTAGAGCAAATGCTATTCATGAGTGTAATTTGCGTATTTGAGTCCTCGGGGTATGAGAGACCTTACGAGACTTATCCCGGCGACCCTAGCGTCAATATATTGTCATTTTGTGGGTCATATGTTAATTACTTTTGGCTAGCTTAACCCCGGTTTCTTTTCAATGTATTAGTTCTTCCTTCTCTAAGTCCCAGAAGCTttaggttttgtttttgaatttggaacctcgtcttatttaataaaagttaaaattaaattttggaaTAAAGCCTTTATAGGGCCTCTGGGACTACGGaggatattataatttttttttttggcttttcGGATAAAAAACGCCAGCTTCCTGTCAAGTCGTGAAGAGTGGTTATTTGTCGTTCCGAAAAATCGTAACTCATCTTTGTGAATTGTGTTTTTCAGTTAATGGAAGAAGAGGACGGCGAGAAGGAAATGACTGACCTGCAGAAAGAGATAGACGCACAGCTAGAAAAGGACAACTCTAGAAGAAAGAAGGCAGCCGCCTCGGCAGCGATGCCGTCAACTCCTCTGTCAATATTGAGCGGTAATTTAGTCTTGTTTCACGGCATACCTATTGAAATAATGCTCTTCTCAATGTGTTTTTGTTTTACGTGGCTTATTGTGTTAACTGGATACTAACTACACTTTCTTGTTTAACGTCGAGGACCAATAATCTTAATCCCCTTTCAAAGGTAACCTATAAGCTACGCTAAGTAGCCTCCATGCTCAGTCTCATACTCGTAGCGACAAGCGAGCAAAGTTGTTTTTTGCTGCGTTTACTGATTTCGAGTCTCGTACCTTTTTTAATAATTAGCGTAAGGTTACAAATTAAAAGTGTCCGCCGTTAAGttatacataacatttaaaaaaaaccccttagTATAGCAGGGGACTTAAAAGGTACGAGTTGcatatatcgccgctatacttactcaacttcgtatctgcaacactcatttgatgataaaaacacccgtattccgaatgaaagaaaagcgacatttccatcaaatgattgttgcagatacgaggttgcgtaagtatagcgacgatatgtatTAATCTCGTGTGGcacatacaattattttcactCGGAAATAAAGTACCCGGATGTTAATACCCATGTCCCAAACATAGAGAATTTGGATTATTTTGGTTCAGCAGCGACAATATAGAGGTTAAAAAATACTTCTTCACCCTCGAGCCTCGCCtcgaataaaagtttttttttttgttttacaaactaCGCACTACCGAATACTACACTACTTCAATGACCgaatgaataaattatatatttttggaacgaagttccttatCGCACGGTACGGACTTGGCGGATGGGGGCTAGGCGAAAAAAGTGTAAGAGTTTTCCGAGTTTCCGTCACGACCCTTTCTTTAGTTTACTCGGTTGTCCATAGCGCGTATGCTATTGGCTGTGCCCAGTCATTgttcatttatttgtatttaaatgtattgttaatcAATAATACTAGTAGTTAGCCCCTAACTGACAACTCGCGGTTTGCCAAAAACTATACAGAGCGATTGTACTTAGTTGGCCAATGGATCGAAAATcgcgtgcgatttattgcaaggtctgtggAGCCCTAAGTCAccatagagattaaaataaaccgTATTTTTGGTAAGCCGTAATGTTTCTagtcaaatgtcaaatacctTTATTatgccatagacatagtatagtagttttagacatgaaaccgagcgaccaggggtaagagaaagacatattcatgtattgacaggttaatgtatggcagcataatcctttttctctttcactcctataaatttcggtatttcgccaccgcctcctacctatgctgccataacccgaccatgaaaaaagccccggtcggtgataaggacaaagcatggcactattttctctttcgtcttataggaatcgcaataagactatctttctctatcaacaAGTGTCAGGTCCTTGTATTatgcttattttatttcgtttttaaaatggtaaatttaaaaacaatattataaatgtgtaagccgagcactttcatttgataccaaactcgaccatactttcttgcaaataagatGACCACTGACCAGAATAGCAAAGGGGTCTTTGCACCTACACACTTCGCACATAGTTTAaccagaatagcaagacccctcacaaatagctttttaGCCTTCTAAGCTCTTCTAGCTCAATAACCCCTTGATCGAtcctgctcataatttaatgactaaaatataatgccttcaACTACACGTTCacccaatttcatttaaattaaaacaaatttacttaatttattgtCCATCAAAATCTTCTGATAGtttgatggttcattatttttgtatgtgggtatttttgcactttgtagtttttcctcagtcacccgttgaccacgaacgctgtaaagggttcgaaacgtgtgtcgggatgtattataaattcaataaacgcgatataatccgtttttatagttttatttcatgagtaattatcgcggtaaccgaagacaatattatatcctctgaTGGGtcagcttaaaaacatcgaaatgcctGCCTAGCCACTCTAGCCAGCCGCGTATTCCAAGTTGAATCTAAGAACTTCTCTTCGCTTCGCTCTCTCGTTCGATAATACTTTTATCAATAGTAATATAAATACTTCgttccaaccgagtgttccacgacactcacgcatttttttttagatGATGGCACATCAGAAGACGCGGAGGCGTCCCGGTTCGCCGCGGAAGACACGTTAAATCTCCTCGGCGAGATCGCCAGCGAGGTGCAGCCCAAAACAGAGGCATCACAGAAACAGGAGAAACTAAAACTGGAGAAAGGACTaggtaattataacatactagcttctgcccacgacttcgtctacgtaaaatgatgatgatgattgataaaaactatcctatgtccttccgcgggcctcaaactatcttcataccaaatttcatctaaatcggatcAGCGGAttaagcctgaagaggtaacagacagttacgttcgcatttataacattaaGTAGGGATTGGTGACAACTTTTAGACTAAAGAAGCGCCGGACAGCCATCAGCTAGATGTGTTAACGTTAACAGAAGATTGCACGGTTGCAGATCGCTTGTATAGAGGGTTTTATCAGtgtgatttatttcatttgtcttttatttcaataacaatCTTGTATACTTTGGTAAATTTCATTCCAGGTCCAGACTTAGCAGTAATAGGTCTAGGTAATAGGCCCGACCAGCCCGAGGAGAAAGACAAGTTCCTAAAACCGGAGCCGAAGCCCCAGTTCGGCGCGGACCTGGTCGCCGATGAACTTGTACTAGCTCCCAGTGACGAAGATTATGTAAGCTCGCTTATTATGAGCGAGGAGGAGGCGAGACATAAGACGCAGCTCTGGAATAAGATCAATGCGGGGTACTTGAGGGATCAGAAAAGTGAGTATACAAGAAAGAGTCCTgccagggtcgccatgtaacgCTCCCAGCGATGAAGACTATGTCAGCTCGGAGGAGGCGAGACATAAGATGCAGTGGAATAAGATCAATGCGGGGTACTTGAGGGATCAAAAAGTGAGTATACAAGAGAGTCCTGCCAGGGTAGCCATGTAAGGCTCTCAGCGATGAAGACTATGTCAGCTCAGAGGAGGCGAGACATAAGACGCAGCTGTGGAATAAGATCAATGCTGGATACTTGAGGGATCAAAGAAGTGAGTTTCTTTACTTTTCTCTACCAGAAAGCGTTGTCGCGGTCGCCTTGTAAAGTGGGCGATACGAAAGAATTAGGTTACCCGAATGATACATTTTTCTAAGCGTCTAGATTTAGAAAAATGTGTCTTTGTAGTTTCTTAGTAAACTGCAATAACTTGCCTAATGACAGGTATGGTGATTGGTGACCGCACCAATAGTTGTCCTCTTAGGCCTTAATATAAGGCAGCATTGGTGACTTTCCTAAATAGAATATCAATGACTCCTGGactcattttaaataaaaagtttgcaTGATTTTGCAATTTTAGCCCTTAAATTAGGCataggtatttaggtatgctACTTTATGCGTTTGGCgaatctaagaaaaaaataatttgtatcatacttttttggaaaataaattaaaatgtaaagtaTTTTTGGGAATCCACCGTTTACAaagataaagggctgatatgcaCAGACCGAATACCAAGCGGGCGCCATTGGTACTGGTACTGGGGCTGTtactaaaacatttttttttttatttcacagtCAAAGAAGAGATGCGAGCCAGAGAAAAGGAGGAAGGCAAAGACAAAAAGAAGAAAGTCCGCGGCTCATACAAGAAGAAGACTCCTTGCAACGCTGCTACGGCCGGCGAGGCCATTGAGAAAATGTTGGCTGAAAAGAAAATCAGTATGAAGATCAACTACAATATATTGAAGACGCTGGACCATCCGGGGGCTCCGATGTCTCCTGTTAGAGAGGCTGCTACCCCTGTTCTTGagtaagttatttttataaaaattgttgTCTATCATAGACAGTCTCCGCTATTTGAAAAATGTTGGTGATCTAGAGATTCTAGAGAATCAGTATGAAGATCAACTATTATAGTATTGAGGGCCCTGGATCAACCCGGGGCTCCAATGTTCACCAGAGAGCTGTTCTGCTTTATTTTCTATTGTCGTTTAGTCCAGCAAGGCTTGAATGGATATTCACATTTAACTAGTTGactgttttttattaattttttatacaatttactAATGTTCAGCATACGCCCAAAGCTGTATTATTGTACAACTTGGTatcattttatttatcttaCAGATCAAAACCCCCCACTCCCGCCCCAGTACCAGCATCACCCGTGCCCAAGAAACGCAAGAAGAAAGctccccccgcccccgccacgCTCAACATCGCCAGCCCCTTGCCGACTACGCCCGCACCGGCTACGCCTGCAACGCCTACGCCTGCACCGCCTACGCCTGCACCGGCTACGCCTGCACCCGCTACGCCAGCTCTTACTGgtaatgaattaaaaataaatgtttgagtCGAACCGTTTGTAGTCACACGAACCGTTTGCCGACTAGGTAGGTGCATTAAATTGATCTAACTTTTTGGtgaaccgcgagttctcagttcggcACGAACTACTAGTTATGTAATTTAAGcatatcgttttaaaatgagagcacaATTTTGATTGGTGAGACTTAGCTACCGATTTGACCTCACACAAGCAAAGGATTGCTAAATTTTATGCATGAGAGAGTAAGGGTTAACActacttgtttttatttcagatgCAGGCGACGATTACGACGAAGACGTAGAAGTGGAGCCTACCGCCGCCGCAGAAGAGCTCTCTTTAGGCGCCCTACTCCAAAATGGTCAGGACGACGACTATTATGATTACGAGGAATACTAAATACATACAGGGTTGCAAGAATATAAGTGCATTtatgttttgggattatactgagcaacttatactatgggaccaaccacgaaatcgcgataaaaaaaataccctcccatagaaaatggaccagccaaaatgtatgaaacagccaaattttttttcgcgatttcgggtttggtcccatagtaaaagttgctcagtataatcccaaaacctccctggcaacgggaatgcacttatttttttgccacctgCAGCAGGGCTCGGAACGGGTTTTTCtgaaaaaccccgaaatagcccaatatttgtaattattagctatttacgtaggactgaaacatgtatttaggtaacaacttcgtattagaTTGTAACATTAAAAATGATATAATAAACTAAATGAACGAAAAATAACGTAACAATACcggatttttttgtatgaagttacccggttccgagccttgcttCTCTGGGATAGTGCAGCTCAAAAGAACCTACACTAACATTCAAATTTATGCTGTCAATAAATTGTCACCCGCTCTTGCTTGCGGCTAGAATGTTTTGCACTTCATTACGCCTCTATAAATATTCCTTTGTATATTATGTAGAAGGTATGTATACTTTAGTAGTACGCAAAGTATTCATTGAGGTGAATGAACCAACACGTATTAAATGGCGATAAAAACATAACTACTTATGCTATGATATTCTGATACATTAGGAATAACGTACCTAATGATGTAGTTTAAGATGTTAATTAGTTGTAGTTTAACTGATTGTATTCGGCATATAATACATTGCTTACCCAAGTTAGTACAGAATTTGCTTAGACGGTTACCTttgagcaacaccggcttccgacacgtcggaagggaggagcccaagagATATCTTCCCGTAGAAGGCGTAGAAATCGTTCTATCTCGGGCCAtaccttcgagcaacaccggctttcgacacgtcggaagggaggagcccaagcgatatcaccgtacaaatcgttctgccatttttgcgGGGGGAatcgtgcacacagtcgcacttctcactcactacatacaaaatccaatctgtaatgacACAAATATGTTAtgtacatagaaaatgacacacatcaaagacaaatcttgcacacctcgatctctttttgtgtaCGGATGAGTCACAACACAACGAGCACCACGGTAGTTGTGTGCATGCCCGGTCGGGCATGTGCTTCGGCAGAGGGGtaaatagtgcgaatgccgactcccttcccggcaggggcgtagctagaggatatggcgcccggggcagtcaccaaatttgcgctcactgacgactgacaaaagtttccccgctgctgccttttgcccattttggcgcccccccttggacggcgcccggggcacttgccccctctgccccccccccccccccctaccctAATTAAGCCACTGctcccggtgttgctcgaagggccaTACATAGTTACCTATTACGAAATATGgatgttaaataattgtaaaaagaCGCAACTtgtgtatttttcttttcagtAGCCTCTTTTGCTGCTGACTGATAAGTGATAACATGTTGTAAGGTTTATGTGGACAAAACCGTCTTTAAGTGAAGCTACAAGCTCTTTTGTCGCTTTTAACTTGCGTTTGTACAAAATGTAGGTACACAACTACACAAACTCCACATACAGAAGGTTGGTAGAGCGGAAGGAGTAAAGCTCTTCCTCTAAAACTATGTCggagcacagaataaataatagtactaccgtacagaaaggacacttcctacaataCCGAAGTTTGCCACCGATttagggtcgaatcatgctgtccctttctaatgtatggcactatccctttcggcgaTTAGGGTTGTCCAAATTCAAGCCATTATCCTCTCTGTGGTtgtacacgcaaagggacgtcaagttgtgccaaccctaataattgctcggagcctCGACtcctcggagcaatgctgagccgaacggagccgagtttacccgaaaggaggagtgtccccccactgGTCTAAGCGACGTACGTATTCAAATACGAAAGTGACGGTCTAACCTCTGACCTATGACGTTCTAACGGTCTTCCCAGCGATAAATTTTATAtaacggtcttctccacattgtttttttatatggttatgtttttaactttttagatCATATTAGGAATTGATTATAGTAGAAGCTAATATCGGGTAAACTTTTCGTAATAATTAGGTTGGGATGGTGGAGTGAAAAAGGTCTGATATTAGCTATATTATATGAAGGactgattttattatttatagtttgtAAAATGTTAACTATGTTAGAACTTAGAaagctttagaaataaaacaataacgGCGAATTAAGTGTTGTCTGTAGTCGGCTTCATTCTGAAATGATGTGATCATATTTCGCCTACTTGTGAGCCTCCAACCCCCCTTGGTGATTTTAATCCGTGATTGTGATATTTCTCTGACTCACTCCGCCATAAAGTAAATTGATTTCTGGGTGAACCTTGCTACCCGTGGTGGGATCCTGTTGATAGGTATAATATCGCACTTAGAGATGTACATTTTACTTGTGTTTTagccacagatttaatatatacaaaaataaaaaaaagccatACCATTACCAGCCATAGATGAAATATAGGATAAAACAATCGGTTTCACTTAcaatatacgctagatgacgcaaataccacgatatgtattgaaaccaagcgtgccgactttttcatacaaaatttacgcataatataattttaaaattacttatctgtgataggaaatatgttcttgcctttgggtgctcgcaatttttgggctgttgcagttaatttgataattcaacaaagcattttttaagttttcacggacgtccggctgcaacaactgacgcgcgtggactgtaaagagcgtgACCGTCGCTGCTCAACgtttggtcggggttcggacacgcgaagtagatgcatttgcgtcttctatggtatatttatttctgtggtttTAGCTAAACTGTGTGtttacttttgttttttaaattgcactagatgtaaaaaaaaatatttttaatgcagTCTTTCGTTGTAGTATTGCCTTTTAAATATAAGGagtgtttttttatcaatttaggTCAATTTTAGCTTTTCATATGCGTACTTATTCTATCTTTATCTTAGGTATTGATAATTTGGTCTAACCTTTAGTTAGACCTCCCCAGTTTCGTAGAGATCGTCCAAATTTGTTGAGACTTATTGAGGCCGTTTGGCTCTCTAATACTATCCAAATCACTTGATGATTCCGAGTTATAGACAtatctttttctattttttaatttatatagcggtgtttctaataaaacaatttaataaaagtaatttgattTGTCCAAATCTCAGTATTTTTTGAAAAAGATCTTCATAAAGTGAtgcattaaaaaagaaaaaagatgttaatattatatttataattaaactatTTGTTTAAACTTATTGtattactttaatttaacttaatagGTTTTTTGCGAATGTTTTATGCGACGTCTCAGGAAAAGTCATGGGtatgttccatttttatctACATTAGGTATAAGTATCTaaaaaggggtcatccattaattatgtCACACGAATTTGACGATTtcttgacccctccccccctccttgtcacacctggtcacatttggcaaccccctccccccctggtgcGACGTCACATATTTGGCAATTTTGTCTTCAaagtgtaattattttatttattattttttaattaaagcaaTACATATTGGTAATTTTATGACATGAAATCGattaggatttaaaaaaaaccacgaATTAGAACGATTTATCATAGTAAAACCctattatttaactgtacatcgaataaaaaaaaatccaaacaaTGTTTTTAAACAAGTTTGTGATTCCCCcttcccccttgtcacaacatgtcgcATTTTCTTAATCCCCTCCCTCCCAACCCAATAAaggtgtgatgtaattaatggatgaccccaaacaacatttaaaataacatataaaaatGATTTGATATGTTAGTAGAGCCTGGTAAAGcttaacttaataaaaactGTCATTCATTTGTGTATTTATAATAGCAATaaatttatacctacctattgaatctgcctttttttaatatttccatTTCATGTctgaattaatttaattttcataaatcaagtgatattttattgtttttcaatAGTTAACTCATGTATTAAGCATAAACTTATGTATTAAGCCATCAAGTGGCAACGtaattctttttagggttccgtacccaaagcgtaaatacgagactccgttgtccgtctgtctgtctgtccgtctgcagaggcgtatttacatatttggcgccccgggccattgggcctctgccgcccccccatgacccatgaaacaaacacaaaagcataattttttctcagtgcctttctgcagagcTTGGAGATCTTGGAATCCAACCTATAGCCAATTGTGAGCGAGGCCGACGGCCGAGCTCTGCATAAGGCCGGAGACTCGGAGCGTCCGATAGCGGTGTGCTGCCCTGTGAGGCTGAAGGCCGAACTGCAGAAGAACAGAGCTTAAAGCACTGGTCATGTCTAAGGGAGCCTGGAAGACTACGAATATGATTAAAGTTTTCTGCGGGCCCAAGAGACttaaagggcgagcttcagtggAGCTGAGCTGGGACAAAAACCTATGGCCAAGACGAGCTATGCATAGTCCTAAAGTCCCGGATCGTCCAATTGCGGCGCTCTTCCGCGCAAAGCCAAAGGTCGAGGTGGAAAAAATCAATGTTTGGGATTGGAACAATGACCACGTTAAAGTGACACCAAAGAGTGGCATTAAGAGCGTCCATACAAGGTCGAAGACCGAGCTGGAGGAGAGGAGAGCTATTGAAATTGGCTTGGAACTTGGAACCAATGTAA encodes the following:
- the LOC134748607 gene encoding transcription factor IIIB 90 kDa subunit; this translates as MSGKKCKHCGSSEIEVDPARGDAVCTNCGTVLEDNIIVAEVEFQENAHGGASAIGQFVSAESKGGATGFGGAFNAGIGQESREVTLRKARDGITALCQQLRLNQQCIDIACNFFKMALSRHLTIGRPASHTQAACVYMTCRTEGTAHLLIDISDALQICCYQLGRTYFRLSRALCINIPPTDPCLYILRFSSQLQFEDKSHEVSMTALRLVQRMKRDSIHSGRRPSGICGAALLIAARLHNFSRTPADVVRIVKVHESTLRKRLLEFGDTPSSALTLEEFMTVDLEEEQDPPAFRAARKKDRERLQKLMEEEDGEKEMTDLQKEIDAQLEKDNSRRKKAAASAAMPSTPLSILSDDGTSEDAEASRFAAEDTLNLLGEIASEVQPKTEASQKQEKLKLEKGLGPDLAVIGLGNRPDQPEEKDKFLKPEPKPQFGADLVADELVLAPSDEDYVSSLIMSEEEARHKTQLWNKINAGYLRDQKIKEEMRAREKEEGKDKKKKVRGSYKKKTPCNAATAGEAIEKMLAEKKISMKINYNILKTLDHPGAPMSPVREAATPVLESKPPTPAPVPASPVPKKRKKKAPPAPATLNIASPLPTTPAPATPATPTPAPPTPAPATPAPATPALTDAGDDYDEDVEVEPTAAAEELSLGALLQNGQDDDYYDYEEY